In Euphorbia lathyris chromosome 10, ddEupLath1.1, whole genome shotgun sequence, a single genomic region encodes these proteins:
- the LOC136208354 gene encoding uncharacterized protein isoform X3 — protein MGPFYKDDGSKSAMEDHNLSSENAEIKSGDSDNTLVKSARSYSSKDFSSNDDDKKGGAKGAPEEASFDSSGSHHSYNSAGSSMEKEIFSPPSKLNGVALAAQDSNSSRNSVPPGSSDVDNVSQSDDSLHSENVCQDDPQEFAATSLKISGSSKSLLEAAEDTIKDFRSEAKHWERNARKSLLDLEILRKQYSEKSKSQVNLAMELSAACAEGDCLRKEVEHLKHLLEKASESEDRTVQDNVLANVVKELENEIRFLKETNDNLTLQLHRSQESNVELVSVLQELEETVEKQKGEIDNVDKNQDLILQESCAKVQELEKALERRNAAGLESSEGGGGESLISEIELLRAKLQELESDCQELTNENFELLLKLKEMKKSFDEDGSSIKCRLEGEDHASDIHELEVKVRKIETDHYLEIRKLESQKFELECKVSDMNKELSGTRETVQRLEADLVSKQNEIGNLRTCQSELEEQLSALRSEKGKLEENVEVVTKESDLAAKCLTDLQNDVLALSSSVSTHVSANKVLERRSSELEDGKRELEVRLSEFEQENEELSGCISMLEAQIRNLTDDRKSIALELDNYRSNSVTLQDEIARLRNEMQTQETDLRRKLEEIENRWSEAQEELENMRKANPNLQATAEGLIKNCGVLQNSVRQLRMHNLELQEHCDNLEAKLSETQRNFTDCSKRVNVLQANICSLVEESTLKERSLTSELDALVKENDTQNKKIIVLDQMYTEKTVEVENLRQQHEDLDRQLSAAQDEKERSASASASAKEASGLRANIAALERELEAAQLKSKANIEDLMDELASSKQNQQILKAEMAKISGSLENYRSCEEKFKTTLNSLELKLTVSEYEQRQLAEQTTKLKGQLLKLGCLEKEVMNLTNEKHKLETSLNEISEECKELKIERREFIEKITALQEASAELEDCRQDKFVLEERIQQLECSLIANEALSEQDAEIRKELSWIKRSNKQLQQQILQLEEEKQKLKTRTQSLEEELILMKEKQRNSLNSPSYQHRRDGDKLLDDELSKSKESSNAFKVQLKRMASENRKSRTGSPRKSKGEGEFVAKEKFERTKSSLETELRELQERYLDMSLKYAQVEAQREELVMKLKGNNNGRRWF, from the exons ATGGGACCATTTTACAA GGATGATGGTTCAAAATCAGCCATGGAAGATCATAATTTAAGCTCTGAAAATGCTGAAATCAAGTCAGGAGATTCTGATAATACACTTGTTAAGAGTGCAAGATCTTACTCTAGTAAAGATTTCAGCTCCAATGATGATGATAAAAAG GGAGGAGCGAAAGGAGCACCGGAGGAAGCTAGTTTCGACTCTTCAGGTTCACATCACAGCTATAACTCCGCCGGAAGTTCAATGGAAAAGGAAATTTTTTCCCCTCCAAGCAAGTTGAATGGTGTGGCACTGGCAGCACAGGACTCGAATAGCTCGCGAAACAGCGTGCCTCCGGGAAGTTCTGATGTTGACAATGTTTCTCAATCGGATGATTCTTTGCATTCAGAAAACGTTTGTCAGGATGATCCTCAGGAATTTGCTGCAACTTCTTTGAAAATTTCAGGTTCTTCTAAGAGCTTACTTGAAGCTGCGGAAGACACAATCAAAGACTTTCGAAGCGAAGCAAAGCATTGGGAGAGGAATGCTCGGAAGTCGttgcttgatttggagatatTGCGAAAACAATACTCCGAAAAGTCGAAGAGTCAGGTGAATTTGGCTATGGAGCTCTCAGCTGCCTGCGCGGAAGGCGATTGTTTGCGAAAGGAAGTTGAACATTTGAAGCATTTGTTGGAGAAGGCATCAGAATCCGAGGATCGGACGGTTCAGGATAATGTTCTTGCCAATGTTGTGAAAGAATTGGAAAATGAGATCAGGTTTTTAAAAGAGACTAATGATAATCTTACTCTACAATTGCATAGGAGTCAGGAGTCAAATGTTGAGCTTGTTTCTGTGCTTCAGGAGTTGGAAGAAACCGTGGAAAAGCAAAAAGGCGAAATAGACAATGTAGACAAGAATCAGGACTTAATCCTTCAGGAATCGTGCGCGAAAGTGCAAGAACTCGAAAAGGCGCTAGAAAGGCGAAATGCAGCAGGATTGGAATCAAGTGAAGGAGGCGGCGGGGAGAGTCTGATTAGCGAAATCGAGTTGCTAAGAGCTAAACTTCAGGAGCTAGAAAGTGATTGCCAGGAGCTGACAAATGAGAACTTTGAGCTCTTACTCAAACTCAAGGAAATGAAGAAAAGTTTCGACGAAGATGGATCTTCGATCAAGTGTAGATTGGAAGGGGAAGATCACGCATCCGACATTCATGAGCTTGAAGTGAAAGTGAGGAAGATTGAAACTGATCACTATCTCGAAATTCGTAAACTCGAGAGTCAGAAATTCGAGTTAGAATGTAAAGTTTCAGATATGAACAAAGAATTGAGTGGAACAAGAGAGACGGTGCAAAGACTCGAGGCTGATCTGGTATCGAAACAAAACGAGATTGGCAATCTTCGGACATGTCAGAGTGAATTAGAAGAACAGCTTTCTGCTCTTCGGAGCGAAAAGGGAAAACTAGAGGAGAATGTGGAAGTTGTTACGAAAGAAAGTGACCTCGCGGCGAAATGCTTAACCGATTTACAGAATGATGTGTTGGCTCTTAGCAGCAGTGTGAGTACTCATGTTTCTGCTAATAAAGTTCTTGAGAGGAGATCTTCGGAACTGGAAGACGGTAAACGAGAACTAGAGGTTCGGTTATCAGAATTCGAGCAGGAAAACGAGGAATTATCAGGTTGTATATCTATGCTAGAAGCTCAAATTCGGAACCTGACAGATGACAGGAAGTCCATAGCATTGGAGCTAGACAATTACAGATCAAATTCTGTTACTCTTCAAGACGAGATTGCGAGATTGAGGAATGAGATGCAGACTCAAGAGACGGATTTGAGGCGAAAGCTAGAAGAGATCGAAAATCGGTGGTCAGAAGCTCAAGAAGAGCTCGAAAACATGAGGAAGGCTAATCCAAACCTGCAAGCTACTGCTGAAGGTCTCATAAAAAACTGCGGTGTACTTCAGAACTCCGTCCGACAGCTGAGAATGCACAACCTGGAGTTGCAAGAGCATTGTGACAACTTGGAGGCGAAACTGAGTGAAACTCAGAGAAATTTCACTGATTGCTCGAAACGAGTTAATGTTTTACAAGCAAACATTTGTTCTTTGGTGGAAGAAAGTACATTGAAAGAACGAAGCCTAACTTCAGAACTCGACGCGCTTGTCAAGGAAAATGACACACAGAATAAGAAAATCATTGTGCTAGATCAGATGTACACCGAAAAGACTGTTGAAGTCGAAAACCTCCGACAGCAACACGAAGACCTTGACAGGCAACTTTCTGCAGCTCAAGACGAGAAAGAGAGATCAGCTTCAGCTTCAGCTTCAGCGAAAGAAGCATCAGGTTTACGGGCGAATATAGCTGCCCTGGAAAGGGAGCTTGAAGCTGCACAGCTTAAATCGAAGGCGAACATCGAAGACCTGATGGATGAACTTGCTTCTTCTAAACAGAATCAACAAATCCTGAAAGCTGAAATGGCGAAAATTTCGGGTTCCTTGGAGAATTACAGATCCTGTGAAGAAAAGTTCAAGACTACACTTAATAGTCTTGAACTAAAGCTGACAGTTTCGGAGTACGAACAACGACAACTCGCCGAACAAACTACTAAATTGAAGGGGCAGCTGTTGAAACTGGGGTGTTTAGAGAAAGAAGTTATGAACCTGACCAATGAGAAACATAAATTAGAAACTTCATTGAATGAAATTTCTGAAGAATGCAAAGAGCTAAAGATAGAGAGGCGCGAGTTCATCGAAAAGATAACCGCACTGCAGGAGGCGTCTGCTGAATTAGAAGATTGCAGACAGGATAAATTCGTGTTGGAAGAACGAATTCAACAGCTCGAATGTAGTCTGATTGCGAACGAAGCTTTATCCGAACAGGACGCAGAAATTCGAAAAGAGCTCAGTTGGATTAAGAGATCAAACAAGCAACTTCAACAGCAGATACTACAACTTGAGGAAGAGAAACAAAAGCTCAAAACAAGAACTCAATCCCTTGAAGAAGAGTTGATTTTGATGAAAGAAAAACAACGAAATAGCTTAAATTCGCCTAGTTATCAACACCGGAGAGAT GGTGATAAGCTGCTGGATGATGAACTTTCTAAGTCAAAGGAATCAAGCAATGCATTCAAAGTTCAGCTTAAAAG GATGGCATCGGAGAACAGGAAAAGTAGAACAGGATCTCCAAGAAAATCGAAAGGAGAAGGCGAATTCGTGGCGAAAGAAAAATTCGAACGAACAAAATCATCGTTAGAGACGGAATTAAGAGAGCTTCAAGAAAGATATTTGGATATGAGTCTCAAATATGCACAGGTAGAAGCTCAAAGAGAGGAGCTTGTGATGAAGCTCAAGGGAAACAATAATGGAAGAAGATGGTTCTAA
- the LOC136208354 gene encoding uncharacterized protein isoform X1 yields MFRLHKSKHSPVKSGEKINFKFSHFQALEVPKGWDKVIVSVISVESGKTVGKTSKGVVRNGNCQWTDSVSDSIWIPKDEHSQSQFQSSKELEDCPYKLVISMGSARSGILGEAEVNMATYMSSSDSFPVSFPLNKCSHGTILQLKIQCLTPRINLRDDGSKSAMEDHNLSSENAEIKSGDSDNTLVKSARSYSSKDFSSNDDDKKGGAKGAPEEASFDSSGSHHSYNSAGSSMEKEIFSPPSKLNGVALAAQDSNSSRNSVPPGSSDVDNVSQSDDSLHSENVCQDDPQEFAATSLKISGSSKSLLEAAEDTIKDFRSEAKHWERNARKSLLDLEILRKQYSEKSKSQVNLAMELSAACAEGDCLRKEVEHLKHLLEKASESEDRTVQDNVLANVVKELENEIRFLKETNDNLTLQLHRSQESNVELVSVLQELEETVEKQKGEIDNVDKNQDLILQESCAKVQELEKALERRNAAGLESSEGGGGESLISEIELLRAKLQELESDCQELTNENFELLLKLKEMKKSFDEDGSSIKCRLEGEDHASDIHELEVKVRKIETDHYLEIRKLESQKFELECKVSDMNKELSGTRETVQRLEADLVSKQNEIGNLRTCQSELEEQLSALRSEKGKLEENVEVVTKESDLAAKCLTDLQNDVLALSSSVSTHVSANKVLERRSSELEDGKRELEVRLSEFEQENEELSGCISMLEAQIRNLTDDRKSIALELDNYRSNSVTLQDEIARLRNEMQTQETDLRRKLEEIENRWSEAQEELENMRKANPNLQATAEGLIKNCGVLQNSVRQLRMHNLELQEHCDNLEAKLSETQRNFTDCSKRVNVLQANICSLVEESTLKERSLTSELDALVKENDTQNKKIIVLDQMYTEKTVEVENLRQQHEDLDRQLSAAQDEKERSASASASAKEASGLRANIAALERELEAAQLKSKANIEDLMDELASSKQNQQILKAEMAKISGSLENYRSCEEKFKTTLNSLELKLTVSEYEQRQLAEQTTKLKGQLLKLGCLEKEVMNLTNEKHKLETSLNEISEECKELKIERREFIEKITALQEASAELEDCRQDKFVLEERIQQLECSLIANEALSEQDAEIRKELSWIKRSNKQLQQQILQLEEEKQKLKTRTQSLEEELILMKEKQRNSLNSPSYQHRRDGDKLLDDELSKSKESSNAFKVQLKRMASENRKSRTGSPRKSKGEGEFVAKEKFERTKSSLETELRELQERYLDMSLKYAQVEAQREELVMKLKGNNNGRRWF; encoded by the exons ATGTTCAGATTGCACAAATCTAAGCATTCCCCTGTTAAATCAGGGGAAAAAATTAACTTCAAATTTTCTCACTTTCAAGCCCTTGAG GTTCCGAAAGGATGGGACAAGGTGATTGTGTCAGTAATCTCAGTGGAGAGTGGAAAAACTGTTGGAAAAACTAGTAAAGGAGTTGTCAGAAATGGGAATTGTCAGTGGACAGATTCGGTGTCAGATTCTATTTGGATTCCAAAAGATGAACATTCTCAATCTCAATTTCAATCTTCAAAGGAGCTTGAAGATTGCCCTTACAAGCTTGTTATTTCCATG GGATCAGCTAGATCTGGCATTCTAGGAGAGGCAGAAGTGAATATGGCAACATATATGAGTTCAAGTGATTCTTTCCCAGTTTCATTTCCATTAAACAAATGCAGCCATGGGACCATTTTACAA CTTAAGATTCAATGCCTGACTCCAAGAATAAACCTTAG GGATGATGGTTCAAAATCAGCCATGGAAGATCATAATTTAAGCTCTGAAAATGCTGAAATCAAGTCAGGAGATTCTGATAATACACTTGTTAAGAGTGCAAGATCTTACTCTAGTAAAGATTTCAGCTCCAATGATGATGATAAAAAG GGAGGAGCGAAAGGAGCACCGGAGGAAGCTAGTTTCGACTCTTCAGGTTCACATCACAGCTATAACTCCGCCGGAAGTTCAATGGAAAAGGAAATTTTTTCCCCTCCAAGCAAGTTGAATGGTGTGGCACTGGCAGCACAGGACTCGAATAGCTCGCGAAACAGCGTGCCTCCGGGAAGTTCTGATGTTGACAATGTTTCTCAATCGGATGATTCTTTGCATTCAGAAAACGTTTGTCAGGATGATCCTCAGGAATTTGCTGCAACTTCTTTGAAAATTTCAGGTTCTTCTAAGAGCTTACTTGAAGCTGCGGAAGACACAATCAAAGACTTTCGAAGCGAAGCAAAGCATTGGGAGAGGAATGCTCGGAAGTCGttgcttgatttggagatatTGCGAAAACAATACTCCGAAAAGTCGAAGAGTCAGGTGAATTTGGCTATGGAGCTCTCAGCTGCCTGCGCGGAAGGCGATTGTTTGCGAAAGGAAGTTGAACATTTGAAGCATTTGTTGGAGAAGGCATCAGAATCCGAGGATCGGACGGTTCAGGATAATGTTCTTGCCAATGTTGTGAAAGAATTGGAAAATGAGATCAGGTTTTTAAAAGAGACTAATGATAATCTTACTCTACAATTGCATAGGAGTCAGGAGTCAAATGTTGAGCTTGTTTCTGTGCTTCAGGAGTTGGAAGAAACCGTGGAAAAGCAAAAAGGCGAAATAGACAATGTAGACAAGAATCAGGACTTAATCCTTCAGGAATCGTGCGCGAAAGTGCAAGAACTCGAAAAGGCGCTAGAAAGGCGAAATGCAGCAGGATTGGAATCAAGTGAAGGAGGCGGCGGGGAGAGTCTGATTAGCGAAATCGAGTTGCTAAGAGCTAAACTTCAGGAGCTAGAAAGTGATTGCCAGGAGCTGACAAATGAGAACTTTGAGCTCTTACTCAAACTCAAGGAAATGAAGAAAAGTTTCGACGAAGATGGATCTTCGATCAAGTGTAGATTGGAAGGGGAAGATCACGCATCCGACATTCATGAGCTTGAAGTGAAAGTGAGGAAGATTGAAACTGATCACTATCTCGAAATTCGTAAACTCGAGAGTCAGAAATTCGAGTTAGAATGTAAAGTTTCAGATATGAACAAAGAATTGAGTGGAACAAGAGAGACGGTGCAAAGACTCGAGGCTGATCTGGTATCGAAACAAAACGAGATTGGCAATCTTCGGACATGTCAGAGTGAATTAGAAGAACAGCTTTCTGCTCTTCGGAGCGAAAAGGGAAAACTAGAGGAGAATGTGGAAGTTGTTACGAAAGAAAGTGACCTCGCGGCGAAATGCTTAACCGATTTACAGAATGATGTGTTGGCTCTTAGCAGCAGTGTGAGTACTCATGTTTCTGCTAATAAAGTTCTTGAGAGGAGATCTTCGGAACTGGAAGACGGTAAACGAGAACTAGAGGTTCGGTTATCAGAATTCGAGCAGGAAAACGAGGAATTATCAGGTTGTATATCTATGCTAGAAGCTCAAATTCGGAACCTGACAGATGACAGGAAGTCCATAGCATTGGAGCTAGACAATTACAGATCAAATTCTGTTACTCTTCAAGACGAGATTGCGAGATTGAGGAATGAGATGCAGACTCAAGAGACGGATTTGAGGCGAAAGCTAGAAGAGATCGAAAATCGGTGGTCAGAAGCTCAAGAAGAGCTCGAAAACATGAGGAAGGCTAATCCAAACCTGCAAGCTACTGCTGAAGGTCTCATAAAAAACTGCGGTGTACTTCAGAACTCCGTCCGACAGCTGAGAATGCACAACCTGGAGTTGCAAGAGCATTGTGACAACTTGGAGGCGAAACTGAGTGAAACTCAGAGAAATTTCACTGATTGCTCGAAACGAGTTAATGTTTTACAAGCAAACATTTGTTCTTTGGTGGAAGAAAGTACATTGAAAGAACGAAGCCTAACTTCAGAACTCGACGCGCTTGTCAAGGAAAATGACACACAGAATAAGAAAATCATTGTGCTAGATCAGATGTACACCGAAAAGACTGTTGAAGTCGAAAACCTCCGACAGCAACACGAAGACCTTGACAGGCAACTTTCTGCAGCTCAAGACGAGAAAGAGAGATCAGCTTCAGCTTCAGCTTCAGCGAAAGAAGCATCAGGTTTACGGGCGAATATAGCTGCCCTGGAAAGGGAGCTTGAAGCTGCACAGCTTAAATCGAAGGCGAACATCGAAGACCTGATGGATGAACTTGCTTCTTCTAAACAGAATCAACAAATCCTGAAAGCTGAAATGGCGAAAATTTCGGGTTCCTTGGAGAATTACAGATCCTGTGAAGAAAAGTTCAAGACTACACTTAATAGTCTTGAACTAAAGCTGACAGTTTCGGAGTACGAACAACGACAACTCGCCGAACAAACTACTAAATTGAAGGGGCAGCTGTTGAAACTGGGGTGTTTAGAGAAAGAAGTTATGAACCTGACCAATGAGAAACATAAATTAGAAACTTCATTGAATGAAATTTCTGAAGAATGCAAAGAGCTAAAGATAGAGAGGCGCGAGTTCATCGAAAAGATAACCGCACTGCAGGAGGCGTCTGCTGAATTAGAAGATTGCAGACAGGATAAATTCGTGTTGGAAGAACGAATTCAACAGCTCGAATGTAGTCTGATTGCGAACGAAGCTTTATCCGAACAGGACGCAGAAATTCGAAAAGAGCTCAGTTGGATTAAGAGATCAAACAAGCAACTTCAACAGCAGATACTACAACTTGAGGAAGAGAAACAAAAGCTCAAAACAAGAACTCAATCCCTTGAAGAAGAGTTGATTTTGATGAAAGAAAAACAACGAAATAGCTTAAATTCGCCTAGTTATCAACACCGGAGAGAT GGTGATAAGCTGCTGGATGATGAACTTTCTAAGTCAAAGGAATCAAGCAATGCATTCAAAGTTCAGCTTAAAAG GATGGCATCGGAGAACAGGAAAAGTAGAACAGGATCTCCAAGAAAATCGAAAGGAGAAGGCGAATTCGTGGCGAAAGAAAAATTCGAACGAACAAAATCATCGTTAGAGACGGAATTAAGAGAGCTTCAAGAAAGATATTTGGATATGAGTCTCAAATATGCACAGGTAGAAGCTCAAAGAGAGGAGCTTGTGATGAAGCTCAAGGGAAACAATAATGGAAGAAGATGGTTCTAA
- the LOC136208354 gene encoding uncharacterized protein isoform X2 gives MATYMSSSDSFPVSFPLNKCSHGTILQLKIQCLTPRINLRDDGSKSAMEDHNLSSENAEIKSGDSDNTLVKSARSYSSKDFSSNDDDKKGGAKGAPEEASFDSSGSHHSYNSAGSSMEKEIFSPPSKLNGVALAAQDSNSSRNSVPPGSSDVDNVSQSDDSLHSENVCQDDPQEFAATSLKISGSSKSLLEAAEDTIKDFRSEAKHWERNARKSLLDLEILRKQYSEKSKSQVNLAMELSAACAEGDCLRKEVEHLKHLLEKASESEDRTVQDNVLANVVKELENEIRFLKETNDNLTLQLHRSQESNVELVSVLQELEETVEKQKGEIDNVDKNQDLILQESCAKVQELEKALERRNAAGLESSEGGGGESLISEIELLRAKLQELESDCQELTNENFELLLKLKEMKKSFDEDGSSIKCRLEGEDHASDIHELEVKVRKIETDHYLEIRKLESQKFELECKVSDMNKELSGTRETVQRLEADLVSKQNEIGNLRTCQSELEEQLSALRSEKGKLEENVEVVTKESDLAAKCLTDLQNDVLALSSSVSTHVSANKVLERRSSELEDGKRELEVRLSEFEQENEELSGCISMLEAQIRNLTDDRKSIALELDNYRSNSVTLQDEIARLRNEMQTQETDLRRKLEEIENRWSEAQEELENMRKANPNLQATAEGLIKNCGVLQNSVRQLRMHNLELQEHCDNLEAKLSETQRNFTDCSKRVNVLQANICSLVEESTLKERSLTSELDALVKENDTQNKKIIVLDQMYTEKTVEVENLRQQHEDLDRQLSAAQDEKERSASASASAKEASGLRANIAALERELEAAQLKSKANIEDLMDELASSKQNQQILKAEMAKISGSLENYRSCEEKFKTTLNSLELKLTVSEYEQRQLAEQTTKLKGQLLKLGCLEKEVMNLTNEKHKLETSLNEISEECKELKIERREFIEKITALQEASAELEDCRQDKFVLEERIQQLECSLIANEALSEQDAEIRKELSWIKRSNKQLQQQILQLEEEKQKLKTRTQSLEEELILMKEKQRNSLNSPSYQHRRDGDKLLDDELSKSKESSNAFKVQLKRMASENRKSRTGSPRKSKGEGEFVAKEKFERTKSSLETELRELQERYLDMSLKYAQVEAQREELVMKLKGNNNGRRWF, from the exons ATGGCAACATATATGAGTTCAAGTGATTCTTTCCCAGTTTCATTTCCATTAAACAAATGCAGCCATGGGACCATTTTACAA CTTAAGATTCAATGCCTGACTCCAAGAATAAACCTTAG GGATGATGGTTCAAAATCAGCCATGGAAGATCATAATTTAAGCTCTGAAAATGCTGAAATCAAGTCAGGAGATTCTGATAATACACTTGTTAAGAGTGCAAGATCTTACTCTAGTAAAGATTTCAGCTCCAATGATGATGATAAAAAG GGAGGAGCGAAAGGAGCACCGGAGGAAGCTAGTTTCGACTCTTCAGGTTCACATCACAGCTATAACTCCGCCGGAAGTTCAATGGAAAAGGAAATTTTTTCCCCTCCAAGCAAGTTGAATGGTGTGGCACTGGCAGCACAGGACTCGAATAGCTCGCGAAACAGCGTGCCTCCGGGAAGTTCTGATGTTGACAATGTTTCTCAATCGGATGATTCTTTGCATTCAGAAAACGTTTGTCAGGATGATCCTCAGGAATTTGCTGCAACTTCTTTGAAAATTTCAGGTTCTTCTAAGAGCTTACTTGAAGCTGCGGAAGACACAATCAAAGACTTTCGAAGCGAAGCAAAGCATTGGGAGAGGAATGCTCGGAAGTCGttgcttgatttggagatatTGCGAAAACAATACTCCGAAAAGTCGAAGAGTCAGGTGAATTTGGCTATGGAGCTCTCAGCTGCCTGCGCGGAAGGCGATTGTTTGCGAAAGGAAGTTGAACATTTGAAGCATTTGTTGGAGAAGGCATCAGAATCCGAGGATCGGACGGTTCAGGATAATGTTCTTGCCAATGTTGTGAAAGAATTGGAAAATGAGATCAGGTTTTTAAAAGAGACTAATGATAATCTTACTCTACAATTGCATAGGAGTCAGGAGTCAAATGTTGAGCTTGTTTCTGTGCTTCAGGAGTTGGAAGAAACCGTGGAAAAGCAAAAAGGCGAAATAGACAATGTAGACAAGAATCAGGACTTAATCCTTCAGGAATCGTGCGCGAAAGTGCAAGAACTCGAAAAGGCGCTAGAAAGGCGAAATGCAGCAGGATTGGAATCAAGTGAAGGAGGCGGCGGGGAGAGTCTGATTAGCGAAATCGAGTTGCTAAGAGCTAAACTTCAGGAGCTAGAAAGTGATTGCCAGGAGCTGACAAATGAGAACTTTGAGCTCTTACTCAAACTCAAGGAAATGAAGAAAAGTTTCGACGAAGATGGATCTTCGATCAAGTGTAGATTGGAAGGGGAAGATCACGCATCCGACATTCATGAGCTTGAAGTGAAAGTGAGGAAGATTGAAACTGATCACTATCTCGAAATTCGTAAACTCGAGAGTCAGAAATTCGAGTTAGAATGTAAAGTTTCAGATATGAACAAAGAATTGAGTGGAACAAGAGAGACGGTGCAAAGACTCGAGGCTGATCTGGTATCGAAACAAAACGAGATTGGCAATCTTCGGACATGTCAGAGTGAATTAGAAGAACAGCTTTCTGCTCTTCGGAGCGAAAAGGGAAAACTAGAGGAGAATGTGGAAGTTGTTACGAAAGAAAGTGACCTCGCGGCGAAATGCTTAACCGATTTACAGAATGATGTGTTGGCTCTTAGCAGCAGTGTGAGTACTCATGTTTCTGCTAATAAAGTTCTTGAGAGGAGATCTTCGGAACTGGAAGACGGTAAACGAGAACTAGAGGTTCGGTTATCAGAATTCGAGCAGGAAAACGAGGAATTATCAGGTTGTATATCTATGCTAGAAGCTCAAATTCGGAACCTGACAGATGACAGGAAGTCCATAGCATTGGAGCTAGACAATTACAGATCAAATTCTGTTACTCTTCAAGACGAGATTGCGAGATTGAGGAATGAGATGCAGACTCAAGAGACGGATTTGAGGCGAAAGCTAGAAGAGATCGAAAATCGGTGGTCAGAAGCTCAAGAAGAGCTCGAAAACATGAGGAAGGCTAATCCAAACCTGCAAGCTACTGCTGAAGGTCTCATAAAAAACTGCGGTGTACTTCAGAACTCCGTCCGACAGCTGAGAATGCACAACCTGGAGTTGCAAGAGCATTGTGACAACTTGGAGGCGAAACTGAGTGAAACTCAGAGAAATTTCACTGATTGCTCGAAACGAGTTAATGTTTTACAAGCAAACATTTGTTCTTTGGTGGAAGAAAGTACATTGAAAGAACGAAGCCTAACTTCAGAACTCGACGCGCTTGTCAAGGAAAATGACACACAGAATAAGAAAATCATTGTGCTAGATCAGATGTACACCGAAAAGACTGTTGAAGTCGAAAACCTCCGACAGCAACACGAAGACCTTGACAGGCAACTTTCTGCAGCTCAAGACGAGAAAGAGAGATCAGCTTCAGCTTCAGCTTCAGCGAAAGAAGCATCAGGTTTACGGGCGAATATAGCTGCCCTGGAAAGGGAGCTTGAAGCTGCACAGCTTAAATCGAAGGCGAACATCGAAGACCTGATGGATGAACTTGCTTCTTCTAAACAGAATCAACAAATCCTGAAAGCTGAAATGGCGAAAATTTCGGGTTCCTTGGAGAATTACAGATCCTGTGAAGAAAAGTTCAAGACTACACTTAATAGTCTTGAACTAAAGCTGACAGTTTCGGAGTACGAACAACGACAACTCGCCGAACAAACTACTAAATTGAAGGGGCAGCTGTTGAAACTGGGGTGTTTAGAGAAAGAAGTTATGAACCTGACCAATGAGAAACATAAATTAGAAACTTCATTGAATGAAATTTCTGAAGAATGCAAAGAGCTAAAGATAGAGAGGCGCGAGTTCATCGAAAAGATAACCGCACTGCAGGAGGCGTCTGCTGAATTAGAAGATTGCAGACAGGATAAATTCGTGTTGGAAGAACGAATTCAACAGCTCGAATGTAGTCTGATTGCGAACGAAGCTTTATCCGAACAGGACGCAGAAATTCGAAAAGAGCTCAGTTGGATTAAGAGATCAAACAAGCAACTTCAACAGCAGATACTACAACTTGAGGAAGAGAAACAAAAGCTCAAAACAAGAACTCAATCCCTTGAAGAAGAGTTGATTTTGATGAAAGAAAAACAACGAAATAGCTTAAATTCGCCTAGTTATCAACACCGGAGAGAT GGTGATAAGCTGCTGGATGATGAACTTTCTAAGTCAAAGGAATCAAGCAATGCATTCAAAGTTCAGCTTAAAAG GATGGCATCGGAGAACAGGAAAAGTAGAACAGGATCTCCAAGAAAATCGAAAGGAGAAGGCGAATTCGTGGCGAAAGAAAAATTCGAACGAACAAAATCATCGTTAGAGACGGAATTAAGAGAGCTTCAAGAAAGATATTTGGATATGAGTCTCAAATATGCACAGGTAGAAGCTCAAAGAGAGGAGCTTGTGATGAAGCTCAAGGGAAACAATAATGGAAGAAGATGGTTCTAA